The genomic segment tcacaaggatgttgccaggtctggaggacttgggttataaggaaggattgaacaggtcaggactttattccttggaacatagaagattgagggaagatttgatagaggagtaccactattatgaggggtatagatagggtaaatgcaagctggcttttactactgagatggtgtgggactacaaccacaCCATGGGTGtgaccatgggttaagggtgaaaggtgagatgttaaggcgaacatgaggggaaacttcttcacacagacggtcatctgggtgtggaatgagcagccagcacaagtggtgcatgcgagctcaatttcaacattttagagGTTTGTAGAGGTTTGcacaggtacctggatggtaggggtatgggagtgggcagtttaaatagttcagcacaacccagatggcccaaagggcctgtttctgtgttgtaattttcgatgactgtgacaagaacctgaaataatacaaaaattcactctaagttcttttaacagctgtgcagaccaaccattcatctcagcaggaattttttatatggcgttaaaactgtggcattttaagttaataatacataaaagaaaatcccagatgCACGTCAAGAAAGACAATTTGCCTGAtactgtttcagttactgtggggccaggtaCCCATGCggctcagcaggaacagggagTAATACCAATGGAgcgagtcaaactgagccaaggaACAAATTGGAgacggcagaaatgccccattctgatagagacaggaagagcatcagggaattgatggtcattccagataccagcactgtgaccagtcagaagatgatttctctgtccaacttgggttgaacctcagtgtaacagtgtgataccagatcaaaccttggcaactcaagcaatctcatctgaaatgtcctacacccactgatggattttgtaaatctttttacaggttaaaaacgagaaggaatttgtctccaggaatctcaaacacgacacgccagttttgctgtctctgtctagacatttaagaagtggagcaagggattcaatcgaccatccttcctgctcagacagtggggagggattcacttgatcatctGACAGACTGGCACACCGTCATTTTATACAGGAAAAAGGCTGTTCACCTGTTcaaacagtgggaatggattcactcggtcatctcaattgaaagtacatcagcaagttcacactgggcaaggcctttcacctgttctgtgtgtgagaaaggattcagtcagtcGTCTCACCTGTGGACataccagtcagttcacactgggcaggggctggtcatctgctgaatttctgggTAAGGATTCACTTAGTCATCTAACCTAAtgtctcaccagcgagttcacaccggggagtggacgttcacctgctcagactctgggaagggattcactcggtcatcccacctacggagacaccagcaagttcacactgggaagaagccgtttacctgctcagaatgtgggaagagactcGCTCGGTCATcgcacctacagagtcatcagcgagttcacactggggagaagccattcacctgctctgaatgtgggaaaggattcactcagtcatcccacctactggcacaccagtcagttcacacaggagattggccattcacctgctcagactgtgggaagggattcactcattcaTCCGAACTACAGAGACATcaacaagttcacactggggagaagccgttctcttgttcagaatgtgggaacagattcactcagtcatccaacctacagagacatcagcgagttcacactggggagaaaccgttcacctgctcagtctgtgggaagaggttCACTCCGTCAtctcacctacagagtcatcagcgagttcacactggggagaggccattcacctgctccgaatgtgggaaaggattcactcagtcatcccacctacagagtcatcagcgagttcacaccagggagaagccgttcacctgctctgtctgtgggaagagattcactcagttatcccacctacagagacatcagcaagaTCACACTGGGgcgaagccgttcacctgctcagtatgtgggaaaggattcactcagtcatccaccctactggtacatcagcgagttcacacaggagagaggccattcacctgctcagtctgtgggaagggattcactcagtcatcccacctactggcacaccagtcagttcacacaggagattggccattcacctgctcagactgcgggaagggattcactcattcaTCCGAACTACAGAGACATcaacaagttcacactggggagaagccattctcttgttcagaatgtgggaacagattcactcggtcatccaacctacagagacatcagcgagttcacactggggagaggctgttcacctgctcagactgtgggaagaagttcactcggtcatctcacctacagagtcatcagcgagttcacactggggagaagccattcacctgctccaaatgtgggaaaggattcactcagtcatccaacctacagagtcatcagcaagttcacaccggggagaagccgttcacctgctctgtctgtgggaagagattcactcagttatcctccCTACAGAgccaccagcaagttcacactggggaaaagccattcacctgctcagtctgtgggaaaggattcactcagtcatccaacctacagagacatcaacgagttcacactagggagaagccgttcaactgctcagtctgtgggaagagattcactcagttatcctccctacagagtcatcagcgagttcacactggggagaagccgttcacctgctccaaatgtgggaaaggattcactcagtcatccaacctacagagacatcaacgagttcacactagGGAGAAGCCGTTCAACTGCTCAGAATgtgagaaaggattcactcactcatccagcctactggtacatcagcgagttcacacaggagagaggccattcacctgctcagtctgtgggaagggattcactcagtcatccaacctgcagAGACATCAGCAAGATCACATTGGGgcgaagccgttcacctgctcagaatgtgggaaaggattcattcagtcatcccaactactggcacaccagtcaattcacactggggagtggccgttgttatgaatccctaggtttcattttctgtggactgtcattttgagagagagagagagagagagagagagattaagaaggtgaatcagtctgactttcagcttgtttacatcgctcacagcttgtttagttttatccgaggacacagacactcagagtcagacggAGATGAAGGAGGATAAATGGAAAGATCGAAACAAGGGAactagtggccaagggtcactgtttcgaactttcctctgcccacaagggtgggttaatcaTCGATTCAGCATACATcgaatgtgtggttgtcacctcatTTGATCCACAGGAGTGGATCGaatttggggtatcctgtgaagaccacttatgtgttaacccttgcctgggtgtggtgtggaaattcacttgaagacgataccccttgtgaaaagtcacttttggtgataatttgtatgtggatttggaacgacgatggataaaatctacagcgactgttctctcgttttaccaccatggatgctgtggaattcaacgttattaccttctctcgacatttaccctggattacaaatacctctct from the Mobula birostris isolate sMobBir1 chromosome 13, sMobBir1.hap1, whole genome shotgun sequence genome contains:
- the LOC140208528 gene encoding uncharacterized protein — encoded protein: MSHQRVHTGEWTFTCSDSGKGFTRSSHLRRHQQVHTGKKPFTCSECGKRLARSSHLQSHQRVHTGEKPFTCSECGKGFTQSSHLLAHQSVHTGDWPFTCSDCGKGFTHSSELQRHQQVHTGEKPFSCSECGNRFTQSSNLQRHQRVHTGEKPFTCSVCGKRFTPSSHLQSHQRVHTGERPFTCSECGKGFTQSSHLQSHQRVHTREKPFTCSVCGKRFTQLSHLQRHQQDHTGAKPFTCSVCGKGFTQSSTLLVHQRVHTGERPFTCSVCGKGFTQSSHLLAHQSVHTGDWPFTCSDCGKGFTHSSELQRHQQVHTGEKPFSCSECGNRFTRSSNLQRHQRVHTGERLFTCSDCGKKFTRSSHLQSHQRVHTGEKPFTCSKCGKGFTQSSNLQSHQQVHTGEKPFTCSVCGKRFTQLSSLQSHQQVHTGEKPFTCSVCGKGFTQSSNLQRHQRVHTREKPFNCSVCGKRFTQLSSLQSHQRVHTGEKPFTCSKCGKGFTQSSNLQRHQRVHTREKPFNCSECEKGFTHSSSLLVHQRVHTGERPFTCSVCGKGFTQSSNLQRHQQDHIGAKPFTCSECGKGFIQSSQLLAHQSIHTGEWPLL